The DNA region AACTCCTTCAAACTCGACATATTCATCGGGTCTGGTGAGTTCTTAAGAGCTGCTAACATCTGCAATTgtaaaagaaaagcaaataagGGCTTTGGGAAATGAATTTTGCATCAAAGAAGCATAATGGTTCAATCTGTATAAACTCCAACAACTTACAATAGATGCCAATGGACGTCTTTCTGGATTCTTATTGCCCATTGCCTCCGTTCTTATAACAGCTTCTCTTCCAGATATAATCTCGAAAAGAACAACACCAAAGGCATAAACATCACTTTTCGTGGTGGCACGACCATCACTTAGATATCTGCAAAAGAAGAGACACTCTCCAGATGAGAATTCACAAAGGTGTTCTTGTATCAAAACTCAATGTAGTTTCAGGTTTTTCAAATGCTTACTCTGGTGCAAGATAACCATATGTACCAACAACTTTAGTAACTGAAATTTCTCCCTCTCCAGTTTTCTCAACCAGTTTTGCAAGTCCAAAATCAGATATCTAGACACATGCAAATATAAGATCAACTACACTCTCCTCTATTAAAATCACAACACGTAATAAATTTCATAAGTTCAGACTCAAACCTTAGCCCTGAATGCTTCATCGAGCAAAATATTGCTTGTTTTGATATCCCTATGGACATAATGAGTCTTAGTATGTTCATGAATATATTCCAAACCTCTTGCTGCGTCAAGTGCAATCTGATTCCTCATTATCCAAGATAGTGGGGTATTGCCTTCAAGAACATCAAGAACTATATCATTAACATCATCTTTTTGTTAGTTCTTGTTGGTATTGTTAGTCTCTTTACCTTTGCTCTGAGGATCATGCAAATGGTTTTTCAGCATTCCCTTTTGGACATACTCATACACTACGAAAAGCTCGTCAACAGTTGCAGCGTAACCAATCAATTCTACCTTtgacaagaacaaaaccaaacccaagAGTCATAATCTCGAATCACTTTAGACGCATAATAAAGATTACACACATTACACAAAGGGAATTACCAGATTGGAATGATGAACTCTGCAAAGCACTTTCATCTCTGCTGCAAACTCTTTAGTTTTTGTAGCAGTCATCCTTTTGACAGCAACTTCCTGTGTGATAAGTTTAACCAAATATTACAACGAGTAAAGCTACTACGACAACTCAAAACTTGGAAATGAAGATGTGACTTAAGCACAAACCTGTTCTCTAAGTAGACCAAAGTATACTGAACCATAATTTCCATGACCAAGAAGATTAGAATCCGAAAACTCATCTGTAGCCGCACGAATTTCTTCATAAGTAAACACCATAGGCTTCTCTATCTCAAACATTCCGTCACCAAGAGCTACATTCATACAAGAGAAAAACCaataaacacaacaacaaaaactctttCAAAAAGAAACCACAGAAGATGGAAGCTAAAAACCAGACCTTTAGGAATAGCAACAACTTGATGATGACTCTGAGTTTCACCATTGGTTTGTCTAAAATCCCCTGATCTGCAACAGTTATACCGACCAGAACCGCAAAAGAAACCAGATTTTCTAAGGATTTGGAAGCTGTGTCCATTGCCATCTTCATCACTGGAACTGCAACTAGATGATCTCAAACAGATACATACAAGTATGCACACCACAAGAAGAGCAAGCACAACTCCAAGACCACCAACAATCCATATATAAGGCACATGACCACCACTCTTTTCAGTGTGATTCACCTGGTCAGCTTTCCAAATTTGgaaacacacatacacacatcTGAATTTAAGTTTCAGGACactaaaaatagaaacttgAGATTCAGATCAGACAAAAAACAAGATAACACAGAAACCAAACCTGAGATATTGCCATTGATTGCTGATGAAGGCGCAGGGGAAGGAGCTGGTGGATTTATCTTCTTTGTCTCATAAGGCTCTCCAGGTacttaaacaacaacaacaaaactcaaGATCACTAACTTGTTCATcttaaaaaccctaactttggcattaaaaatcgaaacttcCTTACCAGAATCAAGTGGGATGTAAAGGAGATCACCAGCTGTGAAATTATCA from Camelina sativa cultivar DH55 chromosome 3, Cs, whole genome shotgun sequence includes:
- the LOC104778117 gene encoding lysM domain receptor-like kinase 3 — translated: MNLTFFIFFLTLLPNLSYSKSMNCSDTTRLCTSFLAFKPNQNQSFSVIQSMFDVLPADITADTSGGYIYVKKNCSCLTTTHQYATNTTFTIRQSLGYVYNAVVSAYSGLAFPPNTTREARAAAVVSVQLLCGCSSGLWNYLMSYVAVDGDSVQSLSSRFGVSMDRIEEVNGMSNPDNFTAGDLLYIPLDSVPGEPYETKKINPPAPSPAPSSAINGNISADQVNHTEKSGGHVPYIWIVGGLGVVLALLVVCILVCICLRSSSCSSSDEDGNGHSFQILRKSGFFCGSGRYNCCRSGDFRQTNGETQSHHQVVAIPKALGDGMFEIEKPMVFTYEEIRAATDEFSDSNLLGHGNYGSVYFGLLREQEVAVKRMTATKTKEFAAEMKVLCRVHHSNLVELIGYAATVDELFVVYEYVQKGMLKNHLHDPQSKGNTPLSWIMRNQIALDAARGLEYIHEHTKTHYVHRDIKTSNILLDEAFRAKISDFGLAKLVEKTGEGEISVTKVVGTYGYLAPEYLSDGRATTKSDVYAFGVVLFEIISGREAVIRTEAMGNKNPERRPLASIMLAALKNSPDPMNMSSLKEFVDPNMMDLYPHDCLFKIAMLAKQCVDDDPILRPNMKQVVISLSQILLSSIEWEATLAGNSQVFSGLVQGR